In the genome of Spirochaetia bacterium, one region contains:
- a CDS encoding DNA-directed RNA polymerase subunit alpha — MARKNLLKGFKKPKGISFEHNAVEPNYGKFIAYPFERGFGTTIGNTLRRILLSSIQGYAVTAVKFTSYNEEGVPHMITSEFDQLPGVREDISEIIAALKKLQIHMPEDSEGVNLLIPCKGPGVITGANFERDQVEITNKDLEIFTMMDDANIEMEVQIDFGRGYVPSEINEKYIEEVGTIPIDAFFSPVTRVKYSIEPTRVGYRNDYDKLILEIYTDGTIAPVNALAEAAKIAKEHFSVFINFDEALINSEEEIDEEEERVRKILNTSVEELELTVRSSNCLKNANIRTIGDLTKKTEDEIAKTRNFGKKSLSEIKEKLKEWNLSLGMTDYSVLKNAVNVPSKKEQEDET; from the coding sequence ATGGCACGTAAAAACCTCTTGAAAGGCTTCAAGAAACCAAAGGGGATTAGTTTCGAGCACAATGCGGTTGAACCGAATTATGGCAAGTTCATTGCCTATCCTTTTGAACGTGGCTTCGGTACCACTATCGGGAATACGCTTCGAAGGATTCTTCTTTCCTCAATACAAGGTTATGCAGTTACTGCCGTGAAGTTCACAAGTTACAATGAGGAAGGTGTTCCCCATATGATTACCAGTGAGTTTGATCAACTTCCTGGTGTCCGTGAGGATATTTCCGAAATCATTGCAGCTCTCAAGAAATTGCAGATTCATATGCCAGAAGATTCCGAGGGCGTTAATTTGCTTATCCCTTGCAAAGGCCCTGGTGTCATTACTGGTGCAAACTTTGAGAGAGATCAGGTTGAAATTACCAATAAGGATCTTGAAATCTTCACGATGATGGATGATGCAAATATCGAGATGGAAGTACAGATTGACTTCGGTCGTGGATATGTGCCTTCTGAAATCAATGAGAAGTATATTGAAGAAGTCGGTACGATTCCCATCGATGCATTCTTTTCCCCTGTGACTCGCGTCAAGTATTCCATTGAACCGACACGTGTCGGTTATCGCAATGACTATGACAAGCTGATCCTTGAGATTTATACGGATGGGACTATTGCTCCCGTCAATGCTCTTGCAGAAGCTGCAAAGATTGCTAAGGAGCATTTTTCCGTATTTATCAATTTTGATGAGGCTTTGATCAACAGTGAAGAGGAAATCGACGAAGAGGAAGAAAGAGTCAGAAAGATTCTTAATACTTCCGTTGAAGAACTTGAGTTGACTGTTCGTTCAAGCAATTGTTTGAAAAATGCAAATATCCGCACGATCGGAGATTTGACAAAGAAGACCGAAGATGAGATTGCAAAGACACGGAACTTCGGAAAGAAGTCCCTGTCTGAAATCAAGGAAAAGCTCAAAGAGTGGAACCTTAGTCTCGGTATGACTGATTACAGCGTACTGAAGAACGCTGTCAATGTACCTAGCAAGAAGGAACAAGAAGATGAAACATAG
- the rplQ gene encoding 50S ribosomal protein L17: MKHRIGFNQLSRTTAERKAMLRNMVTSLFRYEKIETTKAKALEARRMAEKMITRAKVDSVHNRRMINRDIKDQAVLNKLFTEIAPKNADRNGGYTRILKTNYRLGDAAEMAILELVEKKTETKEG, from the coding sequence ATGAAACATAGGATAGGTTTTAACCAACTCAGCAGAACCACCGCGGAACGCAAGGCAATGCTGCGCAACATGGTGACCTCACTCTTCCGCTATGAGAAGATTGAGACTACCAAGGCAAAGGCTCTGGAAGCTAGAAGAATGGCTGAAAAGATGATTACACGTGCGAAGGTCGACAGTGTCCATAATCGTCGTATGATCAACAGGGATATCAAGGACCAGGCTGTTCTCAATAAGCTTTTTACAGAAATCGCCCCTAAGAATGCAGATCGCAACGGTGGTTATACTCGTATTCTCAAGACAAACTATCGCCTTGGTGATGCTGCAGAAATGGCCATTCTCGAACTGGTCGAAAAGAAGACCGAGACAAAAGAAGGCTAA
- the rny gene encoding ribonuclease Y: MNILLNLLLVVLGIIIGFIVRWIFSKFKLTSVEQKAERLDREAAKEAEAKSKELILEARDRMLQEQQQVEKESRERRNEIQRSEKRVLQKEEALEQKQEELEVAKGHLEDQKKDLDARETELSEREKSILSELEHIAQMSSEEAKQLIIERMEGEAKRDGQSVINKIETETQLRADKVARDIILTSIQRMATEVSGDATIASVSLPSDEMKGRIIGREGRNIRTLETLTGVDVIIDDTPEAVVISCFDPVRKEIARVALERLVQDGRIHPSRIEEVVNKVAKEVDRTIADEGEKVVFDLGIHNMSQEMIRALGRLYFRTSYGQNVLDHSREVAVLSGMIASEVGADSEVAKRAGLLHDIGKGTETESEANHAELGAEQAKRLGEDPVIVNAILAHHNDVEPQSSEAVIVQIADAISAARPGARRETLDNYIKRLESLEKIAESFAGVDKAFAVQAGRELRILVNNETVSDQEAKELAKNIAQRIEAELRYPGRIKVTIIRETRVIEYAR, translated from the coding sequence ATGAATATATTGCTAAATCTCCTTCTTGTGGTACTTGGGATTATCATCGGTTTTATTGTACGATGGATATTCTCTAAGTTTAAATTGACTTCCGTTGAACAGAAAGCTGAACGACTTGATAGAGAAGCAGCAAAAGAAGCTGAGGCGAAGAGCAAGGAGTTAATCCTGGAGGCACGAGACCGAATGTTGCAGGAGCAGCAGCAGGTCGAAAAGGAATCCAGGGAGCGACGTAATGAGATCCAACGATCCGAGAAGCGAGTCCTGCAGAAGGAAGAGGCTCTCGAACAGAAGCAAGAAGAACTTGAGGTAGCCAAGGGCCATTTGGAGGATCAAAAGAAAGATCTGGATGCGAGGGAAACCGAGCTTTCAGAAAGAGAGAAATCAATTCTTTCCGAATTGGAACACATCGCTCAGATGAGCAGTGAAGAAGCAAAACAACTTATTATTGAGAGGATGGAAGGCGAAGCAAAGCGAGACGGACAGTCTGTCATAAATAAAATAGAGACGGAAACCCAATTGCGGGCAGACAAAGTTGCAAGGGATATTATCCTTACTTCAATTCAACGGATGGCAACCGAGGTCAGCGGAGATGCGACCATTGCTTCTGTCAGCTTGCCTAGTGATGAGATGAAAGGTCGTATCATTGGCCGTGAGGGGCGTAATATCAGGACTTTGGAAACCCTCACTGGGGTTGATGTCATTATTGATGATACTCCTGAGGCTGTTGTCATTTCCTGCTTCGATCCAGTGAGAAAGGAAATTGCCCGTGTTGCGCTTGAAAGGTTGGTACAGGATGGCAGGATTCATCCCTCACGAATAGAAGAAGTAGTCAATAAGGTTGCCAAGGAAGTTGACAGAACCATTGCTGATGAAGGTGAAAAAGTTGTCTTTGACCTAGGTATCCATAATATGAGCCAGGAAATGATCCGTGCACTCGGACGATTGTACTTCAGGACCAGCTATGGACAGAATGTATTGGATCACAGTAGGGAAGTTGCAGTCCTTTCGGGTATGATAGCCAGTGAGGTCGGCGCTGACAGTGAAGTTGCAAAGCGTGCTGGCCTGCTCCATGATATCGGCAAAGGCACGGAAACGGAAAGCGAAGCTAACCATGCTGAGCTCGGTGCCGAACAAGCCAAGAGACTGGGAGAAGATCCTGTCATAGTCAATGCTATTCTTGCTCACCACAATGATGTTGAACCTCAGAGCAGTGAGGCTGTTATCGTGCAGATTGCCGATGCCATCAGTGCTGCCCGTCCTGGTGCCAGACGTGAAACGCTGGACAATTATATCAAGAGACTGGAAAGCCTTGAGAAAATTGCCGAAAGTTTTGCCGGAGTGGACAAAGCTTTTGCAGTCCAGGCCGGTAGGGAGTTGCGGATTCTCGTCAACAATGAAACCGTCAGTGACCAAGAAGCCAAGGAATTGGCAAAGAACATTGCCCAGAGAATCGAAGCTGAACTTCGTTATCCGGGTAGGATCAAGGTAACTATCATAAGAGAAACTCGAGTTATTGAATACGCTCGTTAG
- a CDS encoding TIGR00282 family metallophosphoesterase, whose amino-acid sequence MAEGNIITALVLGDVCGQPGMRALFMGLGQLMKDYHSDVVVVNGENAAAGFGLAEEQKRQLFSLGVDVITSGNHIWQQEDLVESLKNDPYLLRPLNYPPKVLGHGSAIVERKGYKIAVLNLQGRVNMPITDCPFRCGADAVRNLQNTVSAILIDFHAESPEEKKALAFHLDGSVSAVLGTHTHVQTNDEMILPKGTGFITDLGICGPSESVIGSDPALSIQKQMTQMPLRTQIADTAPMICGVCLKIDGSNGHTLAIERIMRKFTF is encoded by the coding sequence ATGGCGGAAGGAAACATCATAACTGCACTAGTGCTGGGCGATGTATGCGGACAACCGGGCATGCGGGCTCTGTTTATGGGGCTTGGACAGCTGATGAAGGATTATCATAGTGATGTAGTCGTAGTAAATGGAGAAAATGCGGCAGCTGGTTTTGGCCTTGCAGAAGAACAGAAAAGACAGCTTTTTTCCCTTGGCGTTGATGTCATTACAAGTGGCAATCACATATGGCAGCAGGAAGATCTGGTTGAATCCTTGAAGAATGATCCCTATCTTCTGCGTCCTTTGAACTATCCGCCGAAGGTACTCGGTCATGGCAGTGCCATCGTGGAGCGGAAAGGTTACAAGATAGCTGTGCTGAATCTTCAGGGCCGGGTCAACATGCCTATAACAGATTGTCCTTTCCGTTGCGGTGCCGATGCTGTACGTAACCTGCAGAACACGGTCTCTGCCATTCTTATAGATTTCCATGCTGAAAGTCCTGAGGAGAAAAAAGCACTGGCTTTCCATCTCGATGGAAGTGTCAGTGCCGTACTCGGAACACATACACATGTCCAAACGAATGATGAGATGATTTTGCCTAAAGGGACCGGGTTTATCACTGATCTCGGTATATGTGGGCCTAGTGAGAGCGTCATAGGTTCTGACCCTGCCCTTTCTATCCAAAAACAGATGACACAGATGCCCTTGCGTACACAGATTGCAGATACTGCACCGATGATCTGCGGAGTTTGCCTTAAGATTGACGGAAGCAACGGGCATACGCTCGCCATAGAACGAATCATGAGGAAGTTTACATTCTGA
- a CDS encoding TlyA family RNA methyltransferase — MISKKTPLLKKLCQDFPEFSKDRLLAYVVCRNVLANGELVTDPKAKIDEDSDISFTFDRYVSRGGLKLEAALSAFDVSVKGLVVLDAGASTGGFTDCLLQHEARLVHSVDVGYNQLDWKLRADNRVLVHEKTNIMAVEALDPVPDAAVCDLSFRSIKGAASHILSLCNDTFLLGLIKPQFEVPRWEKDFTGVIHDPSLLQETMLHVWENLQEDEVDIVKMISSPIKGRKGNVEFMALLKKGSGQDYRDFLSLYESCL; from the coding sequence ATGATATCCAAGAAAACACCATTGCTGAAAAAACTCTGTCAGGACTTTCCGGAATTTTCAAAAGACCGGTTGCTTGCGTATGTAGTTTGTCGAAACGTGCTAGCCAATGGTGAGCTTGTCACAGATCCAAAGGCAAAAATAGATGAAGACAGTGACATATCATTTACTTTTGACCGATATGTATCGCGTGGCGGCCTGAAACTTGAGGCTGCGCTGAGTGCTTTTGATGTTTCTGTAAAAGGTCTTGTCGTGCTTGATGCCGGTGCCTCTACAGGAGGCTTTACCGATTGTCTTTTGCAGCATGAAGCCCGTCTTGTACATAGCGTGGATGTTGGCTACAACCAGCTGGATTGGAAATTACGTGCAGACAATAGGGTCTTGGTGCATGAAAAGACAAATATAATGGCAGTGGAAGCGCTTGATCCTGTTCCTGATGCAGCTGTCTGTGATCTTTCTTTTCGATCGATCAAAGGTGCTGCCTCTCATATTCTTTCGCTCTGCAATGATACGTTCCTGTTGGGATTGATAAAGCCACAGTTCGAAGTACCAAGATGGGAGAAAGATTTTACGGGGGTCATCCATGATCCGTCCTTGTTGCAGGAAACCATGCTTCATGTGTGGGAAAACCTACAGGAAGATGAAGTCGACATAGTAAAGATGATCAGCAGCCCGATAAAAGGAAGGAAAGGCAACGTTGAGTTCATGGCGTTGCTGAAAAAAGGAAGCGGGCAGGATTACAGAGATTTCCTTTCACTTTATGAATCCTGCCTATAG
- a CDS encoding GerMN domain-containing protein, translated as MQDQQEQTDRHKTEWKRKKQLSKKLLFLLLFLCITALELLVFIPKVKETMAKADIPSLIAKESKKQENNTSLTSTVYFYHLNGTLRAYHPSLDKNNDLYHGTFEVLLKGPDKTVLEDLSLTYIPEKTRLLGITVAKGITYLNLSADLLDSNDLTKAINQLKATANGLKAGNTFVLLIDGKAYRQDS; from the coding sequence ATGCAGGACCAACAGGAACAGACCGACCGCCATAAAACAGAATGGAAAAGGAAAAAACAGCTTTCAAAGAAGCTGTTGTTCCTGCTGTTGTTTCTGTGTATTACGGCACTTGAGCTTCTGGTCTTCATACCGAAGGTCAAGGAAACCATGGCCAAAGCAGATATACCCTCGCTCATTGCAAAAGAAAGTAAAAAACAAGAAAACAATACCAGTCTCACCAGTACTGTCTACTTCTACCATTTGAACGGCACATTGAGAGCATATCATCCGTCATTGGACAAGAACAATGACCTCTACCACGGGACATTCGAAGTACTTCTGAAAGGACCAGACAAAACTGTCCTTGAAGACCTATCCCTGACTTATATACCTGAAAAGACCAGGTTGCTGGGCATAACGGTCGCAAAGGGTATCACATATCTCAATCTTTCCGCTGATCTGCTTGACAGCAACGACCTGACGAAAGCAATCAACCAGCTGAAGGCTACAGCGAATGGGCTGAAAGCCGGGAATACCTTTGTACTGCTCATTGATGGAAAAGCCTATAGGCAGGATTCATAA
- the ptsP gene encoding phosphoenolpyruvate--protein phosphotransferase produces MRILKGIAAAGGIAWGNALLFLHTVLVADKEKVMPSQVEKELGRLDTAVADALQEIEIIIKTLPAGEQLDILETHKIMLMDPQYISEIKDAVKIRNLNAAWAVESVTASLVATLEGSEDVLISERAADFTDVGQHLVAELLGKKRPSLGNLNDDVILVADSLLPSEMLSIDKKHVKAIALDTGGRTSHVAIFARSFGIPTVLGLGSATRKLQNGDKVILDGNSGLFFIRPEWRTDEEYRKREKEWVAYQRELSSIASLPSVSPDGRSYVLKANVETVDEIPGAIEKGAAGIGLFRSESLYLRTSSLPTEEEQFVAYKSVLAAMDGLPVTIRTIDIGGDKAVTGVGIDEENPILGWRAVRFCLERKDIFRVQLRALLRASAYGKLHIMFPMISGIDELDKVLFILEQVKEELRNSKVPFDENLKVGSMIEVPSAALCSDFLARKVDFFSIGTNDLIQYTIAVDRGNEKIAYLYQPFHLGVLRLIKIIIDNAHAAGIPVGMCGEMASDPLATVLLAGLGLDEFSMSPSSLLEVRRLLRNHTYAEAKELADGALKLSSASIITKYLKDWMSQH; encoded by the coding sequence ATGAGAATACTCAAGGGAATTGCTGCTGCAGGGGGGATAGCTTGGGGAAATGCCTTGCTTTTTCTCCATACGGTCCTGGTTGCCGACAAAGAAAAAGTCATGCCTTCACAGGTCGAGAAAGAATTGGGCCGGCTTGATACTGCAGTTGCAGATGCCTTGCAGGAGATTGAGATAATCATCAAGACTCTTCCTGCTGGTGAGCAACTTGACATCCTGGAAACCCATAAGATAATGCTTATGGATCCGCAGTATATCAGTGAAATAAAAGATGCTGTAAAGATCAGGAACCTCAATGCTGCTTGGGCTGTGGAAAGCGTTACAGCTTCCCTTGTTGCAACCTTGGAAGGCAGTGAGGACGTGCTTATCAGCGAACGGGCTGCAGACTTTACTGATGTCGGGCAACATCTGGTTGCCGAGTTGTTGGGCAAGAAACGACCCTCGCTTGGAAACCTGAATGATGATGTCATCCTTGTGGCCGATTCCCTTCTTCCATCGGAAATGCTTTCCATAGATAAGAAGCACGTAAAGGCCATAGCTCTTGATACGGGTGGTAGAACCAGCCATGTTGCTATTTTTGCACGTTCCTTTGGAATTCCCACGGTACTTGGACTGGGAAGTGCAACCCGCAAGCTGCAGAATGGCGACAAGGTCATACTTGACGGCAACAGCGGCCTGTTTTTTATCCGGCCGGAATGGCGGACCGATGAAGAATACAGGAAACGGGAAAAGGAGTGGGTGGCATACCAGAGGGAACTTTCTTCCATTGCATCACTCCCGTCTGTTTCGCCTGATGGCAGGTCCTATGTGTTGAAGGCCAATGTCGAGACCGTAGATGAAATACCCGGGGCCATTGAAAAAGGTGCCGCTGGCATTGGCTTGTTCAGGAGTGAATCTCTCTATTTGCGGACTTCTTCTTTGCCGACTGAGGAAGAACAGTTCGTGGCTTACAAATCCGTTCTCGCAGCCATGGATGGTTTGCCTGTGACTATCCGTACTATCGATATCGGTGGAGACAAAGCTGTCACGGGGGTTGGTATTGATGAGGAAAATCCAATTTTGGGGTGGAGGGCTGTACGCTTTTGCCTTGAAAGAAAAGATATCTTCCGCGTACAGCTGAGAGCTCTTTTGCGAGCTTCTGCTTATGGCAAGTTGCATATCATGTTTCCGATGATCAGCGGTATCGACGAGCTGGACAAGGTTCTGTTTATCCTAGAGCAAGTCAAGGAAGAGTTGCGGAATTCAAAGGTTCCCTTTGATGAGAACCTTAAGGTCGGCTCAATGATAGAGGTGCCGTCTGCTGCTCTTTGTTCAGATTTCCTAGCTAGGAAAGTTGATTTCTTTTCTATTGGTACGAATGACCTGATACAATATACGATAGCGGTTGACAGAGGCAATGAAAAAATCGCCTATCTTTATCAACCGTTTCATCTGGGAGTTCTACGGCTTATCAAAATCATCATTGACAATGCCCATGCGGCCGGTATACCTGTCGGTATGTGTGGTGAAATGGCCAGTGATCCCTTGGCTACAGTCTTGCTTGCCGGTCTAGGGCTGGATGAGTTCAGCATGAGCCCCTCGAGCCTCCTGGAAGTACGGAGGTTGCTACGTAATCATACCTATGCCGAGGCAAAGGAACTTGCAGACGGAGCCTTGAAGCTTTCTTCAGCCAGTATCATTACCAAGTATCTGAAGGATTGGATGAGCCAGCATTGA
- the der gene encoding ribosome biogenesis GTPase Der, which produces MIDAKEMQPGIQALPLVAIIGRPNVGKSTLFNRLLGKRLAITDPTPGVTRDPIPSDCLLGGHFITLVDSGGIKLEQEGLDSQVSEKSLALLEKSNLILFLMDCMEVTAEDYVLLDKLRPYTDKVLLVVNKIDSSSREGLIWEYYGFGYQRVVGISAAHGLGVDNLEEMMLGMLNLEETNDIPEKPKTVKIAVLGKPNTGKSTLTNLLVGSDLSIVSDIAGTTRDVVRGAFTYKGTDFTVLDTAGIRRKSKVDESVEYYSVNRAIKTIEEADVVLLMIDATEGLSDQDKKIAALVVRKGKGIILVLNKIDKLSGIPNELDAIKDRVRFLFPILSFAPICAISARNGDKISIMLDEVWAVWRQLNKRITTSSINDALKAWGENYTPPRGAEGHYKVFYGTQVTVTPIRFLFFVNRIKGFPDLYVKYLTNCVRKDLGFSKVPVGINLRERQRNKSLNEKGEKPILSKSSKPTAPAKRTGGRAVAKERPRKPGNKAALGKAIDREKARQKSKHSIRRKG; this is translated from the coding sequence ATGATTGATGCAAAGGAAATGCAGCCAGGGATCCAGGCCCTTCCCCTGGTAGCCATAATAGGTAGGCCGAATGTCGGCAAGTCAACCTTGTTCAACAGGTTGCTGGGTAAGCGTCTGGCCATAACGGACCCAACTCCTGGGGTTACAAGGGATCCTATACCTTCTGATTGCCTGTTGGGTGGGCATTTCATTACGTTGGTGGATAGCGGTGGCATTAAGCTGGAACAAGAAGGTTTGGACAGCCAAGTAAGTGAAAAAAGCCTTGCGCTTTTGGAAAAAAGCAATCTGATTCTTTTTTTGATGGACTGCATGGAAGTGACTGCAGAGGATTATGTCTTGCTTGACAAGTTGCGGCCTTATACTGACAAAGTCCTGTTGGTTGTCAATAAGATTGACAGTTCAAGCAGAGAAGGCCTTATCTGGGAATACTATGGCTTCGGTTATCAGCGTGTCGTCGGTATCAGTGCAGCCCATGGCCTAGGTGTTGACAACCTTGAGGAAATGATGCTCGGTATGCTGAATCTGGAAGAAACCAATGATATTCCTGAAAAGCCCAAGACAGTGAAGATAGCAGTTCTCGGAAAACCCAATACAGGCAAGAGTACATTGACCAACCTGCTTGTCGGCAGTGACCTTTCAATCGTCAGTGACATTGCAGGTACGACCCGAGATGTCGTACGTGGTGCTTTTACCTACAAGGGAACTGATTTTACCGTGCTGGATACTGCAGGTATAAGACGAAAGAGCAAAGTCGATGAAAGCGTAGAGTACTATTCGGTCAACAGGGCTATCAAGACGATTGAGGAAGCTGATGTCGTATTGTTGATGATAGATGCGACCGAGGGGCTTTCTGATCAGGACAAGAAAATTGCGGCTCTGGTCGTGCGCAAGGGAAAAGGCATCATCCTTGTGCTGAACAAGATTGACAAGTTGTCAGGAATCCCAAATGAACTTGATGCGATAAAAGACAGAGTCCGTTTTCTTTTCCCTATTCTGTCCTTTGCTCCTATCTGTGCCATAAGTGCAAGGAACGGAGATAAGATCAGCATCATGCTGGATGAAGTCTGGGCTGTATGGCGCCAGTTGAACAAGCGTATTACTACTTCTTCCATCAATGACGCATTGAAGGCTTGGGGTGAGAATTACACGCCTCCCCGAGGTGCCGAGGGGCATTACAAGGTGTTCTATGGTACGCAGGTGACCGTTACTCCAATCCGGTTTTTGTTTTTCGTAAACCGCATCAAGGGATTCCCCGATCTCTATGTAAAGTACCTTACGAACTGTGTCAGGAAGGATCTTGGCTTTTCCAAGGTTCCTGTGGGAATCAACTTGAGGGAACGCCAACGGAACAAATCTCTCAATGAAAAAGGGGAAAAACCAATCCTTTCAAAATCCAGCAAGCCTACAGCTCCTGCAAAACGTACAGGGGGACGGGCTGTCGCAAAGGAACGGCCGAGAAAACCGGGGAACAAAGCTGCTCTAGGTAAGGCAATTGACCGAGAAAAGGCAAGACAGAAATCCAAACATTCAATAAGGCGGAAAGGCTGA
- a CDS encoding HAD family hydrolase: MGYLSDNDIQGVCLDIDGTLYPRWMMDLFLALSFFPDPRLGLRYNSVRKHYRRSQDAEPPRIADRSGLLEKQALLFLDGKGGEARIRHMTDKVNRQFYDSWKHTFRHIHAYRDMAETLDGIRHLGIKILAISDFPLENKLSTLHIKDIVDYAISSEDTGFLKPSKVPFQRICALSGLDPSRCLYCGDSYDKDVLGAKQVGMFALLLKKNARRDAFPAADLICSNWKEISRILLD, from the coding sequence ATGGGTTATCTGTCGGACAATGACATCCAGGGGGTGTGTCTTGATATCGATGGTACCTTGTATCCTCGATGGATGATGGATCTGTTCCTGGCTTTGTCTTTTTTCCCCGACCCACGGTTGGGGCTGCGGTACAATTCGGTGAGGAAACATTACCGCAGGAGTCAGGATGCAGAACCTCCCCGTATTGCTGACCGATCTGGATTGCTTGAAAAGCAGGCCCTGCTGTTTCTTGATGGCAAGGGTGGCGAAGCCCGGATACGGCATATGACCGACAAAGTCAACCGACAATTCTATGATAGCTGGAAACATACGTTTCGTCATATACATGCATATCGTGACATGGCAGAGACGCTTGATGGAATAAGGCATCTTGGCATAAAGATCCTTGCAATCAGTGATTTTCCCTTAGAAAACAAGCTGTCGACATTGCATATCAAGGATATTGTGGATTATGCTATCAGCAGTGAAGATACAGGTTTCCTCAAACCATCCAAGGTACCTTTCCAAAGGATATGTGCGTTGTCAGGGCTTGATCCCTCACGATGCCTGTACTGCGGAGATAGCTATGACAAGGATGTGCTGGGAGCCAAACAGGTGGGTATGTTTGCGCTGTTGTTGAAAAAAAATGCCAGGAGGGATGCCTTTCCTGCTGCAGATCTGATCTGCAGCAATTGGAAGGAAATTTCAAGAATTCTACTGGATTAG
- the grpE gene encoding nucleotide exchange factor GrpE, which translates to MSEDIETKKDGPLDHAEVQSKNIPGKEATGKGKDAEGVMESEKEDEVKASKAKKKQQKELEKKDAEIAELKKKIEALSAELTENKDHMLRRQADMENFRKRLVKEKEEAVKYANARLIEDLLQPLDDFERAIHAAEASRDFDTIHDGVVMVNDKMLSILEKNWGLKKIECVGQEFDPSKHEAYLMEEDEKYHQETVIQELGAGYTLHDRVIRPAKVKVGKPV; encoded by the coding sequence ATGAGTGAAGATATTGAAACGAAAAAAGATGGACCCTTAGACCATGCAGAGGTCCAGTCCAAGAACATTCCCGGCAAAGAAGCAACCGGAAAAGGCAAAGATGCCGAGGGTGTTATGGAGTCTGAGAAAGAGGATGAAGTGAAAGCTTCCAAGGCAAAGAAAAAGCAACAGAAAGAACTTGAAAAGAAAGATGCGGAAATTGCAGAACTGAAAAAGAAGATTGAAGCGTTGTCTGCAGAACTGACTGAAAACAAGGATCATATGTTGCGTAGACAGGCTGATATGGAGAATTTCCGAAAGAGATTGGTAAAAGAGAAGGAAGAGGCTGTAAAATATGCCAATGCCCGTCTCATTGAAGACCTGTTACAGCCGTTGGATGACTTTGAGCGAGCCATCCATGCTGCGGAAGCATCAAGGGACTTTGATACCATCCATGATGGTGTAGTCATGGTAAATGACAAGATGCTTTCCATTTTGGAAAAAAACTGGGGTCTCAAGAAGATTGAATGTGTAGGACAGGAATTTGATCCGTCGAAACATGAGGCTTATTTGATGGAAGAGGACGAGAAATATCACCAGGAAACGGTAATCCAGGAACTGGGTGCCGGATATACCCTACATGACCGTGTCATTCGTCCTGCAAAAGTCAAAGTAGGGAAGCCTGTTTGA